In Falco naumanni isolate bFalNau1 chromosome 16, bFalNau1.pat, whole genome shotgun sequence, a single window of DNA contains:
- the SNX19 gene encoding sorting nexin-19 isoform X2, which translates to MPGQRPSGVHQALLVLVAVLGWLLALRLLLDLRVLGLLCGALAALGGWLGPRALSPHGRRLRLERFVSSLRPQPQCPAAKGRLEREIASTVHKVVRDFVASWYRTVSSEPAFEAEVEKAMMGLAAELRQRMGRVDRQALAHRLLLLCGHHLQSYLQALEALRGNPEGSRTLWQEYSRLAGPHPALHSPVAEVSYARAAVEMLLKALVPQPHLETRTGRFVVVELVACNVLLPAIRKMADPDSINLLLIGAFSKKPRGEEPPPAPPVPDFLPFTVQTDAAPAGLIPSPRATEVPRQEAGPSSEGGEDLVSSVCHTEEPFLHPRALGSLFPCEGLELESPAPDVGQGTDLLALSPAREFLDAPLQDTSTMLEGPAALEDGMGNLEEALATNSDAGLLPTSAFALSSCPDIQIDLAVEKEEEISATPKKSFSQRPSSLGKDLGAAEGPPRSPPDPGQTLPLLSSSPTASISTFSFEPLSSPDGPVVIQNLRITGTITAREHSGTGFHPYTLYTVKYETALESESAGSLQQMAYHTVNRRYREFLNLQTRLEEKPELRKFLKNIKGPKKLFPDLPFGNMDSDKVEARKSLLESFLKQLCAVPEIANSEEVQEFLALNTDARIAFVKKPFVVSRIDKIVVNAIVDTLKTAFPRSEPQSPTEDLSESEVDGKAQTDGKKANKSRLRFSSSKIAPVLSVSEAHDRIVYSIREGSTVSGTLSLAAMESFIQKQEKLLEAVPRKAPEGEGGREAKKSSMQEDVDRLGTSEQGVPPDTDSDSETALADLALDVLRLLLMDHWSWLCTENVQKVFHLLFGTLIQRWLEVQVVNLTCTQRWVQYLQLLQESIWPGGVLPAVPKPARTEEQKKAAAEQALQSLMGILPNAIQEILGTSKCRMSWNLVLESLGQPVINRHLVFCLLDILLEFLVLKGSSDELETAAVAPSASSGLDKAGISAH; encoded by the exons ATGCCAGGCCAGAGGCCGTCAGGGGTCCATCAGGCACTGCTGGtgttggtggctgtgctgggctggctgctggctctgcGACTCCTGCTCGACCTGCGGGTACTGGGGCTGCTCTGTGGGGCGCTGGCGGCGCTGGGCGGCTGGCTGGGCCCCCGGGCCCTCAGCCCCCATGGCCGACGGCTGCGGCTGGAGCGTTTTGTGAGCTCCCTgcggccccagccccagtgcccgGCAGCCAAGGGGCGGCTGGAGAGGGAGATCGCCAGCACTGTCCACAAAGTGGTGCGGGACTTTGTCGCCTCCTGGTACCGCACAGTCAGCAGCGAGCCAGCCTTTGAGGCTGAGGTGGAGAAGGCCATGATGGGCCTGGCTGCCGAGCTGAGGCAGCGGATGGGGCGAGTGGACCGCCAAGCCCTGGCCcaccgcctcctcctcctctgtggCCACCACTTGCAGAGCTACTTGCAGGCCCTTGAGGCCCTGAGGGGCAATCCAGAGGGCAGCCGGACCCTGTGGCAGGAGTACAGCCGGCTGGCGGGGCCACATCCTGCACTCCACAGCCCAGTGGCTGAGGTGAGCTATGCCCGGGCTGCTGTGGAGATGCTGTTGAAGGcgctggtgccccagccccacctggAGACGCGGACAGGGCGCTTTGTGGTGGTGGAGCTGGTCGCCTGCaatgtgctgctgccagccatcAGGAAGATGGCCGATCCTGACTCGATAAACCTGCTGCTCATTGGGGCTTTCTCCAAGAAGCCCAGGGGTGAGGagccaccccctgcacccccagtgCCTGATTTTTTGCCCTTCACAGTGCAGACAGATGCTGCCCCTGCTGGGCTGATCCCCTCCCCAAGGGCTACAGAGGTGCCCAGGCAAGAGGCAGGGCCTAGTAGTGAGGGGGGAGAGGATCTGGTGAGCAGTGTGTGCCACACAGAGGAACCCTTCCTCCACCCGCGAGCCCTGGGCTCCCTCTTCCCCTGCGAGGGTTTGGAGCTGGAGTCCCCTGCACCCGATGTGGGCCAGGGCACGGACCTGCTGGCATTGTCACCTGCGCGGGAGTTCCTTGATGCACCACTCCAGGACACCTCCACTATGCTGGAGGGACCGGCCGCTTTGGAAGATGGCATGGGGAACTTGGAGGAGGCCCTTGCCACCAACTCAGATGCCGGCCTGCTTCCCACCTCTGCTTTTGCGCTGAGCTCCTGTCCTGACATCCAAATCGACCTGGCAGttgagaaggaagaggaaatctCAGCTACCCCCAAGAAGTCCTTCTCACAGAGGCCCTCCAGCTTGGGGAAAGATCTGGGGGCAGCAGAGGGTCCACCACGAAGCCCACCAGACCCCGGGCAGACACTGCCCCTGCTCTCATCCTCCCCAACGGCTTCCATCAGTACCTTCAGCTTTGAGCCACTCAGCAGCCCCGATGGGCCAGTCGTCATCCAGAACCTGCGGATAACCGGGACCATCACTGCTCGAGAGCACAGTGGGACAGGCTTCCACCCCTACACCCTGTACACTGTCAAG TACGAGACAGCCCTGGAGAGTGAGAGCGCAGGCAGCCTTCAGCAAATGGCTTACCACACAGTGAACCGCCGTTACCGGGAGTTCCTCAACCTCCAGACCAGACTGGAGGAGAAACCGGAGCTCCGCAAGTTCCTGAAAA ATATCAAAGGGCCAAAGAAACTGTTCCCCGATCTTCCATTTGGAAACATGGACAGCGATAAAGTTGAAGCCAGAAAAAGTCTGCTAGAATCTTTCTTGAAG CAATTGTGTGCGGTGCCTGAGATTGCAAACAGTGAGGAGGTGCAGGAGTTCCTCGCCCTGAACACTGACGCCAGGATCGCGTTCGTCAAGAAGCCCTTTGTTGTCTCCAGGATAGACAAG ATCGTTGTCAATGCCATCGTGGACACCTTGAAGACAGCATTCCCCAGGTCAGAGCCCCAGAGCCCCACGGAGGATCTTAGTGAGTCTGAAGTGGATGGGAAAGCACAGACAGACGGGAAGAAGGCTAACAA GTCCAGGCTGAGGTTCTCATCCAGTAAAATTGCTCCAGTGCTGAGTGTGAGTGAAGCGCATGACAGGATCGTGTACTCTATCAGGGAGGGCAGCACT GTCTCTGGCACCCTGTCACTGGCTGCTATGGAGTCCTTCATccagaagcaggaaaagctgctggaGGCAGTCCCCAGGAAAGCTCCCGAAGGCGAGGGAGGCAGAGAAGCTAAGAAAAGCTCCATGCAGGAGGATGTGGACAGGTTGGGCACGTCGGAGCAGGGGGTGCCCCCGGACACGGACTCTG ACTCTGAGACAGCTTTGGCTGACTTGGCCCTGGATGTGCTTCGTCTACTGCTGATGGATCACTGGAGCTGGCTGTGCACAGAGAACGTCCAGAAGGTCTTCCACCTGCTCTTTGGGACCCTCATTCAAAG GTGGCTGGAAGTCCAGGTGGTTAACCTGACTTGCACCCAGCGTTGGGTCCAGTACCTCCAGTTGCTACAAGAATCCATCTGGCCTGGAGGAGTTTTACCAGCAGTGCCTAAACCAGCCAGGAcagaggagcagaagaaagcagcagcagagcaggccCTGCAGAGCCTGATGGGGATCTTGCCTA ATGCGATCCAAGAAATCCTCGGAACCAGTAAATGCCGGATGAGCTGGAACCTGGTACTGGAGTCCCTGGGCCAGCCTGTGATAAACAG GCACCTGGTTTTCTGCCTCTTGGACATTCTGCTGGAGTTCTTGGTTCTGAAGGGCTCCAGCGATGAGCTCGAGACCGCAGCTGTTGCGCCATCTGCTTCTAGTGGCCTGGACAAAGCAGGCATTTCAGCACATTAA
- the SNX19 gene encoding sorting nexin-19 isoform X1 produces MPGQRPSGVHQALLVLVAVLGWLLALRLLLDLRVLGLLCGALAALGGWLGPRALSPHGRRLRLERFVSSLRPQPQCPAAKGRLEREIASTVHKVVRDFVASWYRTVSSEPAFEAEVEKAMMGLAAELRQRMGRVDRQALAHRLLLLCGHHLQSYLQALEALRGNPEGSRTLWQEYSRLAGPHPALHSPVAEVSYARAAVEMLLKALVPQPHLETRTGRFVVVELVACNVLLPAIRKMADPDSINLLLIGAFSKKPRGEEPPPAPPVPDFLPFTVQTDAAPAGLIPSPRATEVPRQEAGPSSEGGEDLVSSVCHTEEPFLHPRALGSLFPCEGLELESPAPDVGQGTDLLALSPAREFLDAPLQDTSTMLEGPAALEDGMGNLEEALATNSDAGLLPTSAFALSSCPDIQIDLAVEKEEEISATPKKSFSQRPSSLGKDLGAAEGPPRSPPDPGQTLPLLSSSPTASISTFSFEPLSSPDGPVVIQNLRITGTITAREHSGTGFHPYTLYTVKYETALESESAGSLQQMAYHTVNRRYREFLNLQTRLEEKPELRKFLKNIKGPKKLFPDLPFGNMDSDKVEARKSLLESFLKQLCAVPEIANSEEVQEFLALNTDARIAFVKKPFVVSRIDKIVVNAIVDTLKTAFPRSEPQSPTEDLSESEVDGKAQTDGKKANKSRLRFSSSKIAPVLSVSEAHDRIVYSIREGSTVSGTLSLAAMESFIQKQEKLLEAVPRKAPEGEGGREAKKSSMQEDVDRLGTSEQGVPPDTDSDSETALADLALDVLRLLLMDHWSWLCTENVQKVFHLLFGTLIQRWLEVQVVNLTCTQRWVQYLQLLQESIWPGGVLPAVPKPARTEEQKKAAAEQALQSLMGILPNAIQEILGTSKCRMSWNLVLESLGQPVINRLSCKCETREAMWRSLAFVLEESERRSEKQGLQRPIAASLGPCCLGSSPGYQS; encoded by the exons ATGCCAGGCCAGAGGCCGTCAGGGGTCCATCAGGCACTGCTGGtgttggtggctgtgctgggctggctgctggctctgcGACTCCTGCTCGACCTGCGGGTACTGGGGCTGCTCTGTGGGGCGCTGGCGGCGCTGGGCGGCTGGCTGGGCCCCCGGGCCCTCAGCCCCCATGGCCGACGGCTGCGGCTGGAGCGTTTTGTGAGCTCCCTgcggccccagccccagtgcccgGCAGCCAAGGGGCGGCTGGAGAGGGAGATCGCCAGCACTGTCCACAAAGTGGTGCGGGACTTTGTCGCCTCCTGGTACCGCACAGTCAGCAGCGAGCCAGCCTTTGAGGCTGAGGTGGAGAAGGCCATGATGGGCCTGGCTGCCGAGCTGAGGCAGCGGATGGGGCGAGTGGACCGCCAAGCCCTGGCCcaccgcctcctcctcctctgtggCCACCACTTGCAGAGCTACTTGCAGGCCCTTGAGGCCCTGAGGGGCAATCCAGAGGGCAGCCGGACCCTGTGGCAGGAGTACAGCCGGCTGGCGGGGCCACATCCTGCACTCCACAGCCCAGTGGCTGAGGTGAGCTATGCCCGGGCTGCTGTGGAGATGCTGTTGAAGGcgctggtgccccagccccacctggAGACGCGGACAGGGCGCTTTGTGGTGGTGGAGCTGGTCGCCTGCaatgtgctgctgccagccatcAGGAAGATGGCCGATCCTGACTCGATAAACCTGCTGCTCATTGGGGCTTTCTCCAAGAAGCCCAGGGGTGAGGagccaccccctgcacccccagtgCCTGATTTTTTGCCCTTCACAGTGCAGACAGATGCTGCCCCTGCTGGGCTGATCCCCTCCCCAAGGGCTACAGAGGTGCCCAGGCAAGAGGCAGGGCCTAGTAGTGAGGGGGGAGAGGATCTGGTGAGCAGTGTGTGCCACACAGAGGAACCCTTCCTCCACCCGCGAGCCCTGGGCTCCCTCTTCCCCTGCGAGGGTTTGGAGCTGGAGTCCCCTGCACCCGATGTGGGCCAGGGCACGGACCTGCTGGCATTGTCACCTGCGCGGGAGTTCCTTGATGCACCACTCCAGGACACCTCCACTATGCTGGAGGGACCGGCCGCTTTGGAAGATGGCATGGGGAACTTGGAGGAGGCCCTTGCCACCAACTCAGATGCCGGCCTGCTTCCCACCTCTGCTTTTGCGCTGAGCTCCTGTCCTGACATCCAAATCGACCTGGCAGttgagaaggaagaggaaatctCAGCTACCCCCAAGAAGTCCTTCTCACAGAGGCCCTCCAGCTTGGGGAAAGATCTGGGGGCAGCAGAGGGTCCACCACGAAGCCCACCAGACCCCGGGCAGACACTGCCCCTGCTCTCATCCTCCCCAACGGCTTCCATCAGTACCTTCAGCTTTGAGCCACTCAGCAGCCCCGATGGGCCAGTCGTCATCCAGAACCTGCGGATAACCGGGACCATCACTGCTCGAGAGCACAGTGGGACAGGCTTCCACCCCTACACCCTGTACACTGTCAAG TACGAGACAGCCCTGGAGAGTGAGAGCGCAGGCAGCCTTCAGCAAATGGCTTACCACACAGTGAACCGCCGTTACCGGGAGTTCCTCAACCTCCAGACCAGACTGGAGGAGAAACCGGAGCTCCGCAAGTTCCTGAAAA ATATCAAAGGGCCAAAGAAACTGTTCCCCGATCTTCCATTTGGAAACATGGACAGCGATAAAGTTGAAGCCAGAAAAAGTCTGCTAGAATCTTTCTTGAAG CAATTGTGTGCGGTGCCTGAGATTGCAAACAGTGAGGAGGTGCAGGAGTTCCTCGCCCTGAACACTGACGCCAGGATCGCGTTCGTCAAGAAGCCCTTTGTTGTCTCCAGGATAGACAAG ATCGTTGTCAATGCCATCGTGGACACCTTGAAGACAGCATTCCCCAGGTCAGAGCCCCAGAGCCCCACGGAGGATCTTAGTGAGTCTGAAGTGGATGGGAAAGCACAGACAGACGGGAAGAAGGCTAACAA GTCCAGGCTGAGGTTCTCATCCAGTAAAATTGCTCCAGTGCTGAGTGTGAGTGAAGCGCATGACAGGATCGTGTACTCTATCAGGGAGGGCAGCACT GTCTCTGGCACCCTGTCACTGGCTGCTATGGAGTCCTTCATccagaagcaggaaaagctgctggaGGCAGTCCCCAGGAAAGCTCCCGAAGGCGAGGGAGGCAGAGAAGCTAAGAAAAGCTCCATGCAGGAGGATGTGGACAGGTTGGGCACGTCGGAGCAGGGGGTGCCCCCGGACACGGACTCTG ACTCTGAGACAGCTTTGGCTGACTTGGCCCTGGATGTGCTTCGTCTACTGCTGATGGATCACTGGAGCTGGCTGTGCACAGAGAACGTCCAGAAGGTCTTCCACCTGCTCTTTGGGACCCTCATTCAAAG GTGGCTGGAAGTCCAGGTGGTTAACCTGACTTGCACCCAGCGTTGGGTCCAGTACCTCCAGTTGCTACAAGAATCCATCTGGCCTGGAGGAGTTTTACCAGCAGTGCCTAAACCAGCCAGGAcagaggagcagaagaaagcagcagcagagcaggccCTGCAGAGCCTGATGGGGATCTTGCCTA ATGCGATCCAAGAAATCCTCGGAACCAGTAAATGCCGGATGAGCTGGAACCTGGTACTGGAGTCCCTGGGCCAGCCTGTGATAAACAG GCTTTCCTGCAAGTGTGAAACCAGAGAAGCGATGTGGAGATCTTTGGCCTTTGTCCTGGAAGAAAGTGAAAGACGCTCAGAGAAGCAGGGGTTGCAGAGACCCATTGCCGCATCCCTTGGGCCGTGCTGCTTAGGAAGTTCACCTGGATATCAGTCCTGA